The Thermomicrobiales bacterium genome contains the following window.
AGCTCGGGCTCGGCGGCGAGATGCAAGTAGGTGTAGAGCACCTGATCTTCACGCATGAGGTCATACTCGGGGTGAATCGGCTCTTTCACTTTGACGATCATGTCGGCGCGGGCGAAGACATCGGCATGAGTGTCAGCGAGATCGGCGCCAGCGGCCACATACTCCGCGTCGCTGAAGCCACTTCCTACGCCGGCCGTCGATTCAACAAGCACCTGATGTCCGTGAGCAACATACTCACGAACGCCCGCCGGGGTAGTGGAGACGCGGTTTTCGTTGTCCTTAATCTCCTTGGGGATTCCAACAATCATGCAGATCGACCCCTTCCCCTACCGATTGCGAATCGGTCTCTCGCCGCTCGGTGACTCCCGTCAACCGACCTCGGCCCGCCTCAAATCGCCGTGGTCCACAACCGCGTGATTCTAACATAACGCTTCGCCGATTCTGGCGCTCCGATTGCACCCTCCGTAACCCGGCGTATTGCGTTGGGTTGTCCAGAACGGTACGATTTTTGCGAAACCGTCACCGATCGGTTGTCGGCGGCGTCGGTTCCTCGACCTCGTAGAGAGTTAGCTGTGACCTTTCTGAACGCCCTTTGGATCGTTCCGATTCTCGGTATTCTGATCTTCATCCACGAGCTCGGGCATTTTGTGATGGCGCGACGCGCGGGTGTGCGCGTCGAGGAATTCGGGTTTGGCCTGCCTCCCCGAATCTGGGGCGTCAAGCGGGGCGACACGATTTACTCCATCAACCTGCTGCCGGTCGGTGGATTCGTCCGCGTGCTGGGCGAAGACGGCAAGTCGAACGCGCACGACAGCATGCAATCAAAGACCGCTGGGCAGCGCGCCCGCTTTCTGGCGGCAGGCTCTGCAATGAATCTGGTCGCAGCTGTCGTTCTGATCGCGGTGCTCATCGGCGTCCAGGGACGAAGCAGCGACAACGTCTATGTTGTGAACGTCAACCCGGGCTCGCCAGCGGCTGACGCCGGCTGGCAGAGCGGTGACCGGTTCCTGCAGATCAATGGCGCAACCATCACCAGTAGCGACGAAGTGTCGCGGTTGACGACGAGAAACGCCGGCCGTGCGACAACAGTCACGCTCGACCGAGCGGGTGAGGTCATCACCACGACCATCACGCCTCGGGAGAACCCGCCGGCCGGCCAGGGCCGTACCGGCATCACGCTCAGCTCCGCGCCCAATGCGACGATCCATGTCAATACGGTTCCGAGCGATAGTCTCGCCGCGCAGGCAGGCTTTCACGCGGGCGATATTATCCAGAGCGTCGATGGCCAGCCCGTGCCCGATTATCTCGCCTACGCGCTTGCTCTTCGCAACCGTGCCGGCGGGGATGCCCAGATCCAGGTACAGCGCGATGGCGCACCGGTCACGCTGACCGCCGCTATTCCCACGGACCTGCCGGTGGATCGCGAGCCCCTTGGCGCAGACCTCACCCAGCAGTTGCACTTCGAGCGCGTCTCTCCAATCAACATCCCGCTCGAAACCGTCCGCACGTTTGGCTCGACAATGCGGCAGATGGGTTCCGGTCTCATGAGCCTCGTCCGTGGCTCCACATCGCTCGGCGATGTGGCCGGGCCAATCGGCATGGGTCAGCTCACGTCTGAGATCATCAGTCGGAGCGCGATGCCGCTCTGGGTTACGCTGACCAACTTGACGATCATCCTGTCACTCAATCTTGCCTTGCTGAATCTCCTCCCGTTGCCGGCGCTAGACGGTGGGCGGCTCCTCTTCGTCCTGATTGAGGTGCTGCGCGGCGGAAAGCGTGTCCCGCCAGAGAAGGAGGGTGTCGTGCACTTCGTCGGGCTGATGCTCCTTCTGACGGCGATGTTTCTGATCGCGTTCGTCGATATCAACCGCATCATCAGTGGCAGCTCGTTTCTTGAGTAGAATCGCGTTACCGGAGCGTCCGTCGTCACGGTCCGTGCGGCGGCTCGCGACAGCTCCGAACGCAAACCGTCCAGGAGGTAGTCCGTGACAGTCCTCGCTCCCCGTCGTCTCACTCGCCCGGTTCAGGTCGGCAACGTCCGGATTGGCGGTGGCGCGCCTGTCGTTGTCCAATCGATGGCGACTGCTGATACCCGTGACCCGCAAGCGACACTACGCCAGATCAACGAGCTTGCGGAGGCGGGATGTGAGATCGTTCGCCTCGCGGTCCCGGACCGTAAGGCCGCGGCGGCCCTGCCTGACATCGTGCCGTATTCTCCGGTGCCGCTGATCGCCGACATTCACTTCGAGCACACCCTTGCGCTCAAGGCGCTGGACGCCGGAATCCACGGCCTCCGCCTGAATCCCGGCAATATCCGCAAGCACGATGATGTTGTCGAGGTTGTCGAGAAGGCCAAGGAACGCCGGGTTCCCATTCGGATTGGCGTGAACTTCGGGTCGGTGCCGCCGATGACCGAGGAGTTCGTCGACGAGATGGCGGCGCAAAACGCCACTCAGGCCGAACTCCGCGCCGAGCACATGGTCCGCACGGCGTTGGGTCACATCCGCATCCTCGAGGAGCTCGACTACCACGAAATCAAGATATCGCTGAAAGCATTCGAAGTGCCGGTCATGCTCGAAGCCTACCGGCGAATGGCCCCTCGTGTCCCATATCCATTCCATCTCGGCGTCACCGAAGCTGGCACGCCGCGCGCCGGTAGCGTTCGATCCGCGGTAGGCATCGGTACATTGCTCGCGATGGGGATTGGCGACACGATCCGTGTCTCGCTGACGACCGACCCGACCGAGGAAGTCTTCGTCGCGTACGAGATCCTCAAAAGCCTTGAGCTGCGTCAGCACGGCGCGACGATGATCGCCTGCCCGACCTGCGGGCGGGTCGAGGTCGATCTCTTCAAGCTTGCCAATGAGGTAGACGAGTACATCGCGCAGATCAAGGAGCCGATCCGCGTAGCCGTCATGGGCTGCGTCGTCAACGGACCCGGTGAGGCGCGTGACGCCGACGTCGGAGTTGCCGCCGGCCGCGGCAAGGGAGTCATCTTCCGCAAGGGCAAGATCGTCAAGACGGTCAAGGAAGACGAGATCGTCGATGCGTTGAAGGGCGAGATTCAGGCGATTCTTGCCGAACGCGAGGCGGCAGTGACTTCCTGACCCTCCGATGTCGAACTACTGACGCACACGAGGGGCCGCGTCTCTTGTGCCGTCTGGAACCGAGATTCGGAACGTAGCGCCGGAACCGGGCTTGCTCTCAACGGCAATCTTGCCGCCATGAGCCAGGGCGACGTGCTTGACGATCGCAAGGCCAAGCCCAGTGCCCGGCTCCGATCGCGACCGATCGGACTTGAAGAATCGTTCCCAGATTCGGTCGATATCCGCTTCCGCTATTCCCTCGCCATCGTCCGCGACAGTAAACGTCGTCTCAGCGGCCGCCTGCGTGACTCCCACCTCAATCCGGCCTCCCTCGGGCGTGTGGTCGATGGCGTTTGTCACCAGGTTGATCAACGCATGCTGGAGGCGTTTGCCGTCGGCGCGGATCGGCGCGAGAGCGTCCGCCGGCGCGACAGTCAGGTTGATCCCGGCCTGTCCAGCGCGAGGACGCAGCCGGCTGATTGCGACGTCGACCAGCTCGGCAGGATCAACCGTCTCGTAACGCAGGCTCTCCGAACCCCTCTCAAGTTGGCTGATATCCAGAAGATCGTCGACCATCGCGGTCATCGAATCGATCTCTTCATCGATCGCCGCGATAACTTGTCGAACTTCCGCATTGTCTGGCTGCAGATCGAGAATTGTGCCGGCCATGACTTTGATCGCACCGAGTGGCGGCTGCAGCTCGTGCGAGACGCTCGCAACGAACTCCCGTCGAATATCCTGCAGCCGATGAAGCTCCGTGATATCTCTCAGCACAACGAGCGCCTCGCGGGGGAACTGGTTGATCCGGACAACGATCGCATTCATCACCCGCGAATCCCCGAGTAACGCGATCGTGCGCTGTCCGTCCTCGCCTGTCTCCAGCGCGTGTCTGACCAGATCGTCGAGCTGGTGATCCCGAACCACCCGGATGAACGAGCGGCC
Protein-coding sequences here:
- the rseP gene encoding RIP metalloprotease RseP, whose protein sequence is MTFLNALWIVPILGILIFIHELGHFVMARRAGVRVEEFGFGLPPRIWGVKRGDTIYSINLLPVGGFVRVLGEDGKSNAHDSMQSKTAGQRARFLAAGSAMNLVAAVVLIAVLIGVQGRSSDNVYVVNVNPGSPAADAGWQSGDRFLQINGATITSSDEVSRLTTRNAGRATTVTLDRAGEVITTTITPRENPPAGQGRTGITLSSAPNATIHVNTVPSDSLAAQAGFHAGDIIQSVDGQPVPDYLAYALALRNRAGGDAQIQVQRDGAPVTLTAAIPTDLPVDREPLGADLTQQLHFERVSPINIPLETVRTFGSTMRQMGSGLMSLVRGSTSLGDVAGPIGMGQLTSEIISRSAMPLWVTLTNLTIILSLNLALLNLLPLPALDGGRLLFVLIEVLRGGKRVPPEKEGVVHFVGLMLLLTAMFLIAFVDINRIISGSSFLE
- the ispG gene encoding flavodoxin-dependent (E)-4-hydroxy-3-methylbut-2-enyl-diphosphate synthase codes for the protein MTVLAPRRLTRPVQVGNVRIGGGAPVVVQSMATADTRDPQATLRQINELAEAGCEIVRLAVPDRKAAAALPDIVPYSPVPLIADIHFEHTLALKALDAGIHGLRLNPGNIRKHDDVVEVVEKAKERRVPIRIGVNFGSVPPMTEEFVDEMAAQNATQAELRAEHMVRTALGHIRILEELDYHEIKISLKAFEVPVMLEAYRRMAPRVPYPFHLGVTEAGTPRAGSVRSAVGIGTLLAMGIGDTIRVSLTTDPTEEVFVAYEILKSLELRQHGATMIACPTCGRVEVDLFKLANEVDEYIAQIKEPIRVAVMGCVVNGPGEARDADVGVAAGRGKGVIFRKGKIVKTVKEDEIVDALKGEIQAILAEREAAVTS
- a CDS encoding ATP-binding protein; protein product: MRSLIYQFFAPVAIVAIGGALEALTGYWAFTLLGFVAGVVLAAVFAQRALARLAQLQLIASRQFAPGRAGQVVSWPRDNGDEIDEALHHAEAFVSSASARWAEESERVRHLSNVLDRMRDAVIQVDAHGVVTYGNLAAAKIFGGRNPAGRSFIRVVRDHQLDDLVRHALETGEDGQRTIALLGDSRVMNAIVVRINQFPREALVVLRDITELHRLQDIRREFVASVSHELQPPLGAIKVMAGTILDLQPDNAEVRQVIAAIDEEIDSMTAMVDDLLDISQLERGSESLRYETVDPAELVDVAISRLRPRAGQAGINLTVAPADALAPIRADGKRLQHALINLVTNAIDHTPEGGRIEVGVTQAAAETTFTVADDGEGIAEADIDRIWERFFKSDRSRSEPGTGLGLAIVKHVALAHGGKIAVESKPGSGATFRISVPDGTRDAAPRVRQ